In Acipenser ruthenus chromosome 1, fAciRut3.2 maternal haplotype, whole genome shotgun sequence, the genomic stretch GATGTGCATTGCGCCGCAGAAGTGGAATCAAACCTACCGTGCAGTGGGCCCAATTCTCCACGCGTTTTGTCTAGACCTCAATCTCCTGGGGCCGGTATTTCAAAATTtttaatctggatcaaagtgatctggattttgtaatcctatatttgtgattgagattacttttatctggatgaTTTTGATCCAGTTTTTCAGAaagtcactgctggattacatttatccagataatAAATAATCACGATAACGAAATACagtttttgaatatatatatatatatatacgagagtagatgttaaaacttcatgctgatttgaactcggctcttgccaagataagcaccaactaagacgtagctttatatatatatatatatatatatatatatatatatatatatatatatatatatatatatatatataaatatatatattttaaagaggccttatttatgatataacctaatttaacaaaagaaataagattgtggtaataatgattaatacaactttatttattttgttttatattattttgttaacaaaatcaaaataacttttaatgttagtgcacgTATAACGCTtgcaaataatggttattttatttaagcagaaattaaataactacatctaaattgaataaaaataaaacttttagatatcttcatcgtcttcctcgtcggtcgggagtccagcatctctcagacgAGCTTTTAAGGAGGAATATGTGAAGGCGTATGCATatgcttttttattaaagctataccactaatacgtgttttcctttttgcttgcatggatacaacacttaaataaatatgtaaatattatattataacactctatttggacatatagtgtgtgtttgctatgacaattcaaacaaaatattgaTGTTCTATCActtaaaagctaaatccacctcAGCAGTAGGATCACAATATGGCATTTTGGATCAAAATAACcctgatctcctctttaaattcaGAAAAAACCAATTGCAACATTCAGTCGTGATTACAAAATGCCGATCGAATTTCAAtattttgaaaaacccaattgcacaatataatccagatcaaacgtGTTAATCTgattaccaaagttttgaaaaaccggcccctggagaTTAGACAATTGTTGTTCAGAATTAAGCAATATTCTAGTAATAACTTTTGTTGCGCCACAGTTTACCCATTTTATAACTCAGTTCAATAAAACAACTAAgttataaaaactaaaacaaggaAATAAACTAGTACCGAAACTGTTCTAGATAATAAAATGTTCAATTGTGAGTGCTCTGTCAGCTCTCTAATTTGGTACAGGTTTTTAACCCATCAAATGCAAAATACATATACATCTGCCATTTGCTTTCTGAATGTAAAATTCTTACTCTtcttgttcaacttttttttactACGTTCTTTTACTAGAACTAGAAGCTGAAATTGATAAAACCGGgatctgtatgtactgtaattgtaattgttaaACTCctactaaacaaacaaataatggtATAGCAACATGATTCCTGTTACGTCAACACATGGTTAAAGGCCATTTTACACAAATACTTACAGTAACACTTTACTACATATTTTTAGAAAGTTTGTAGTGTTTTACAAGCTAATCAGTTAAGCACTTTTTAGCACTGGGATCAGATTTATGTAAAACTATAACTGACATTCAGCGAGACAGAAGCACATGCAACACCCACCCACACCTAATGTTTGATACTTTCAGTAAAAAAAGTACACAAGCTTATTTCCATACCTGAACTGAGAGCGTTAATTGGGATTTTTTCATCTACTTTATGTGATGTTACAGTACTGTCAGCAGCAGATGTATGAATGGTTGATGTTGTCACCACAGCTGTTGTAGGAGTTGTGGATATGGGTACCGTTGATCCCATGTTTGTTGCTGTCATCGTTGGGTTTATAACTGCAGTAGAGGTTTTCATGGTTGTTAGATGAGTGAAAGACGAATTGGTAGTTGAGCTGCTTTCTGATGTTATCTCAGTCTTTGACAAAGTTGTTGTAACAGAACTGGTGACCACAGTTCCAGCGTCGGTGGAAACAGAAGTATTGTCTGTAGGTATGGCAATGGCTGTGCTAGAAGATGAAGATGCGCTCACCACTGTTGATTCTGTAGCtgtatatgttgttgtttttgtcacTGTGGCATTTGTAGATACATTAGATGCAGTTGGACTTGGTGTAGATGGTACAGTCGTTGTGGATTTTGTAACTGTGCTGCTTGTGGTTGGGATTGGTGTAGATGGTACAATCATTGTGGATTTTGTAACTGTGCTGCCTGTAGCTGGACTTGGTGTAGATGGTACAATCATTGTGGATTTTGTAACTGTGCTGCTTGTGGTTGGACTTGGTGTAGATGGTACAATCATTGTGGATTTTGTAACTGTGCTGCTTGTGGTTGGACTTGGTGTAGATGGTACAGTCGTTGTGGATTTTGTAACTGTGCTGCTTGTAGTTGGACTTGGTGTAGATGGTACAATCATTGTGGATTTTGTAACTGTGCTGCTTGTGGTTGGGATTGGTGTAGATGGTACAATCATTGTGGATTTTGTAACTGTGCTGCTTGTGGTTGGACTTGGTGTAGATGGTACAGTCGTTGTGGATTTTGTAACTGTGCTGCTTGTAGCTGGACTTGGTGTAGATGGTACAATCATTGTGGATTTTGTAACTGTGCTGCTTGTAGTTGGACTTGGTGTAGATGGTACAATCATTGTGGATTTTGTAATTGTGCTGCTTGTGGTTGGGATTAGTGTAGGTACTGGTGTGGGTTCTATAGATATTTTAGTTGTGGCTAGGCTTATACTAGGTGAAGATGGTACAAATGCTGAAGAAAAGGATACAGAGATATTTGTATGTCCTGAATCTGTTGTAGAGTCTAGATGTTCTTTGTTCAGTGAAGCCGGGATTGCTCTGACATCTGGTAGCCCTAAGatcataaacaaaacataaactaattagcaaaacattttttttaaaagtagcaaattaaattatttcataatattCCATATAACATAGactatgtttttaatattactCTCCATGACAATGCATATTAGTCACGTAAAATCAGTGCCTTCCTGATGCCCATGGGAGGATCCTATATAGACTATGTTATGGcaggttgtcacaaagacggccggagtgggtggcgtcagaccagatgcaggaaataaacagacagagatttggggtttggtgaagctgagcgaatgctttcgctcagcatttaataaacagaacagaaaataaaaggtttgaacacaaaaacacgggacacggcacttcacgccaaaataaagagacaaacaaaacggactatacagtaaaaagacagtgcacggacagacacacaaacaaacacggtgagttttaaataaacaagtatcgtgctggtcctaccagcacgtaatagcaattgatatttaaacgtatttctccttctctctcacccgttctccactctcgaacacccaaccccgagtgacaaaaatgtgcatctatatatactgttgtgatgggattcaattactaattaattactcacttgaatcccagcacgtgaattagttaagtgtactcccgtgaccattacattttaccagcacgtgaagtgatttgtgccctcctcgtgcctaaatataaatctacattttttaaatacacgtgaaacacagacccgtttatatcccgtgtaccaatctatacaccaacattaacacacgcacgcaacacacaaatgcacacagggacggggcacattgccacacaggtGTATGTAATTTATTGTCCAACCAAGCTGTAATGTATAGTTCAAAACCCATTTGGTCATTTTGGgttacattctcaaagctatttactccaggATGTCACTAGTGCattttttcagaaaaagaaataaacaattttgtGCTGGGATATGTAGGCAGCCTAAGGTTGTTTTTTAGTCATTTTAGAATTGCTGTTGATGTTtaaatttgtattgttttgttttgttttttgttttgttttgcgaATGACTTGGAgttaatagctttgagaatctaggcATTGTTAAATGAAGCTAATaagataatgtttgtttttttgttcctatttctgtaacatttcttatgATTAGTTATATGTCTATGTATACActtgaagtatacaaaaagtaCTGGCCGATACTTTACTTTtgaattatacaaaaatcaaCATTGCTACAATTTTTTTGTAaagtttgtattgttttataatcAATTGCTTTTGGATTTCTACTATATCAAGGCAGTTAAGGACTTTTTGGAAGTGGGCTCAGACCGGTACTTTATGTAACACTATAACTGTGACATTCAACGAGACAAAGGCACATGCAGTGTCTATACACAGGGCTGGATTAACGCTGCCTAGGGCCCAAAGTCATGGGGTGggggccaaaacaaaaacatgtttattttatttatttatttattttttaaacaggtacAGAATTGCTCgcaaactggaagaacttcactcacAGACATTCCAACCGAGGCAGTGCATCtcacttgtgttcacacaaaatcaaacgGGCTGACCCAGAACTTACTCTCGCTCACTTTCGCGTGGCGACACAAGTGAATTCCaggtcagtcagtttgattttgcttgaatacagcaaacaatgCTTCTTTCAGGGAcagcaaagcataaacacaagAAATAGGAAGAAGAATGCAAGTGGAAAAGGGGGGCAAATCCAAATTTTGACACTCCCTATCCTCAACCCTGGAAAACGGGCATTTCCTTTAATGGAGCGTGTCAAAAAACACCTCCGATCAACAGTAAAGCAGGAAAGCTCACTACCTTTGCTGTATTGGCTACTGAGAAAGAAGTAAGCCACTTTAAACTGCATTTGACTTAAGGTTGCCAACCATCCATAAATTTAGGCCGTCAGTAAAAtaaaagtcacattttaacactaaaacataaataacaaaaaaaatgtcaataattTTGGATCTAAATAAAGAAtggtatattttttgtattgctttgcgGCTTCCCCAGTCAGCTTGTATGACATATACCTACACCGTATGTGATGACAGTGAAAAGTACTACAAGAAGAATgccaattaacaatactgtgctgaaattagtatGCGTTCTTCAACCAGGTAGCCAAAGCACAGCGAGCACGGGAGACatcgtccagcttgcaatgcttttaccacagattgttattggaaatatgctggatagcctagaaATGGAATTTATGCAGTACCAAGAGACTGACTTGACGGATTCTATGCCCCTTTCATACAGACTAGTTATGATGGTTCAGAATCAGCACTGatgtggtctgtgtgaattgcctgtacagtcacagagccgtcatattttatgccgtctctgaaccgtcttaactcctgtgtgaaatgctatgccggcaatgaagcgctatagtgggcgtggattgaaagtcaacatcccacgtgactgtataccgGACGCAGTTGTTCAGCCGGGTACTCAAATGTTTCTCTTCCCATGCGGAAATGTTTTTTCCACTCACTATCTGAAAATCTTGCGAGCGTTTGGTTCCAAATTACATCACCGTGTTGGCGTTCCATTACCCAAGTCAAACGTTCACACGAGCATCCTTTATATATAGCAAATACCAGCATCCACCGTATTTTCACTCTCTGCTTTTGCCTAAAGTGCTGgactatttttcttttaaatacattgtattgtcTTGTTTGCAATGAAATACGCAACCTATTTTCTCCTTGTGATTATGAACTATTATTTCTGCACTTACAATAACTGCGGGAGGTACCATTGTTGGATGATACCATTGTCCAAGGCAAGAAGCACCTGTGTGTTTGTCCTCCCACCCTTGCTGGTACCCCTTGGTGGCGTCTCAAAGACACTTTCTGACTCCAGTGTAATCAGTGAACCACCCACACACCCTCTCACATACATATAATAAGGTAGGGGCCCAGAAGTGTATGTTTGCCTAGGGCCCTGTGATGGGGTAATCCG encodes the following:
- the LOC131737439 gene encoding mucin-2-like isoform X1; the protein is MFFKMILIYFVLTAGLPDVRAIPASLNKEHLDSTTDSGHTNISVSFSSAFVPSSPSISLATTKISIEPTPVPTLIPTTSSTITKSTMIVPSTPSPTTSSTVTKSTMIVPSTPSPATSSTVTKSTTTVPSTPSPTTSSTVTKSTMIVPSTPIPTTSSTVTKSTMIVPSTPSPTTSSTVTKSTTTVPSTPSPTTSSTVTKSTMIVPSTPSPTTSSTVTKSTMIVPSTPSPATGSTVTKSTMIVPSTPIPTTSSTVTKSTTTVPSTPSPTASNVSTNATVTKTTTYTATESTVVSASSSSSTAIAIPTDNTSVSTDAGTVVTSSVTTTLSKTEITSESSSTTNSSFTHLTTMKTSTAVINPTMTATNMGSTVPISTTPTTAVVTTSTIHTSAADSTVTSHKVDEKIPINALSSDAPHMEGFTMTTTDQWETSTIPSMITHNGVKALKDLTASWWIEKQMNKQPHGLPNLNLFYIVIISFRWNQTIYIEHLSSVFSLL
- the LOC131737439 gene encoding mucin-2-like isoform X2, which translates into the protein MFFKMILIYFVLTAGLPDVRAIPASLNKEHLDSTTDSGHTNISVSFSSAFVPSSPSISLATTKISIEPTPVPTLIPTTSSTITKSTMIVPSTPSPTTSSTVTKSTMIVPSTPSPATSSTVTKSTTTVPSTPSPTTSSTVTKSTMIVPSTPIPTTSSTVTKSTMIVPSTPSPTTSSTVTKSTTTVPSTPSPTTSSTVTKSTMIVPSTPSPTTSSTVTKSTMIVPSTPSPATGSTVTKSTMIVPSTPIPTTSSTVTKSTTTVPSTPSPTASNVSTNATVTKTTTYTATESTVVSASSSSSTAIAIPTDNTSVSTDAGTVVTSSVTTTLSKTEITSESSSTTNSSFTHLTTMKTSTAVINPTMTATNMGSTVPISTTPTTAVVTTSTIHTSAADSTVTSHKVDEKIPINALSSGSVIATVIAVIAIVLLVFGAAYYLKMRRSSYGRLYDDYYGSVGNFNNPLYDNS